The Sphingobium aromaticiconvertens genome has a segment encoding these proteins:
- a CDS encoding SspB family protein produces the protein MSEDLPDSLIPYDEIVQEALRAVVGRVLGEVATTGGLPGGHHFYITFKTHATGVDIPRHLSERFPDEMTIVLQNKFWDLKVNDTWFEVSLTFNQVGAHLVIPFAAITAFVDPAVNFALQFQAQADDELLEPHEAAENDTPLVTSEDGSNVVTVDFGKKK, from the coding sequence ATGAGTGAAGACCTGCCCGATAGCCTGATTCCCTATGACGAGATCGTCCAGGAGGCCCTGCGCGCTGTCGTCGGCCGGGTGTTGGGCGAAGTCGCGACCACCGGCGGACTGCCCGGCGGCCATCATTTCTACATCACTTTCAAGACCCACGCGACCGGCGTTGACATTCCACGCCACCTGTCGGAGCGTTTTCCCGACGAGATGACGATCGTCCTCCAGAACAAATTCTGGGATCTGAAAGTCAACGATACATGGTTCGAGGTCAGCCTGACCTTCAATCAGGTGGGCGCGCATCTGGTGATCCCCTTTGCCGCGATCACTGCCTTTGTCGATCCGGCAGTCAATTTCGCGTTGCAATTCCAGGCACAGGCCGACGACGAATTGCTCGAACCGCATGAGGCGGCCGAAAATGACACGCCGCTGGTCACAAGCGAAGACGGCTCCAATGTCGTCACGGTGGATTTCGGCAAGAAGAAATAA
- a CDS encoding phosphoribosyl-ATP diphosphatase, whose amino-acid sequence MRATLHQLEQTIRQRRAADPSQSYVAKLSARGRGKIAQKVGEEAVETVIAALSGDIAETTGEAADLLFHLILLLTDTGVSLDDVLDELDRREGVSGLTEKASRPAD is encoded by the coding sequence ATGCGCGCCACCCTTCACCAGCTCGAACAGACGATCCGCCAGCGCCGCGCTGCCGATCCGTCGCAATCCTACGTTGCAAAGCTGAGCGCGCGCGGCCGGGGAAAGATCGCGCAGAAGGTGGGCGAAGAGGCGGTCGAGACTGTTATCGCCGCGCTATCGGGCGACATTGCCGAGACGACGGGCGAGGCCGCCGATCTGCTCTTTCACCTGATCTTGCTGCTGACCGATACCGGCGTGTCGCTGGACGACGTGCTGGATGAACTGGATCGGCGCGAGGGGGTTTCGGGCCTCACGGAAAAAGCATCACGACCCGCCGACTGA
- the hisF gene encoding imidazole glycerol phosphate synthase subunit HisF, with amino-acid sequence MTVRTRVIPCLDVANGRVVKGVNFVDLRDAGDPVEQAKLYDAAGADELCFLDITATHEARGTILDVVRRTAEVCFMPVTVGGGVRSPEDARALLLAGADKVAVNSAAVARPELVADIADRFGSQCIVGSVDARKVGEGRWEIFTHGGRKPTGIDALAHALRLAELGAGELLVTSMDGDGTRAGYDLALTRTIADAVSVPVIASGGVGMLDHLVAGVIEGHASAVLAASIFHFGQHSIAEAHRALAAAGVSVRAG; translated from the coding sequence ATGACCGTCCGCACCCGCGTCATCCCCTGTCTCGATGTCGCCAATGGCCGGGTGGTCAAGGGCGTCAATTTCGTGGACCTGCGGGATGCGGGTGATCCGGTCGAGCAAGCCAAGCTCTATGACGCGGCTGGAGCGGACGAACTCTGCTTCCTTGATATCACCGCCACGCATGAGGCGCGCGGCACGATCCTGGACGTCGTGCGCCGCACGGCGGAGGTCTGCTTCATGCCGGTGACAGTCGGTGGCGGCGTCCGCAGCCCGGAAGATGCACGCGCGCTGCTGCTCGCGGGGGCCGACAAGGTGGCGGTCAACAGCGCCGCCGTCGCCCGGCCCGAACTGGTCGCGGACATCGCCGATCGCTTCGGCAGCCAGTGCATCGTCGGATCGGTCGATGCCCGCAAGGTTGGCGAAGGCCGCTGGGAAATCTTCACCCATGGCGGGCGCAAGCCCACCGGTATCGATGCGTTGGCCCATGCGCTGCGGCTGGCGGAGCTGGGTGCGGGCGAACTGCTTGTCACCTCCATGGATGGGGATGGTACGCGCGCAGGTTATGACCTTGCGCTGACCCGCACCATCGCCGATGCCGTTTCCGTGCCAGTCATCGCCAGCGGCGGCGTGGGCATGCTCGACCATCTGGTGGCAGGCGTGATCGAGGGGCACGCCAGCGCCGTGCTGGCAGCCTCCATATTTCATTTTGGTCAACACAGCATTGCTGAGGCGCATCGGGCGCTGGCGGCCGCCGGCGTGTCTGTGCGCGCGGGCTGA
- the fumC gene encoding class II fumarate hydratase, which produces MTDTRTETDSIGAIEVPADAYWGAQTQRSIENFPFGVTEHMPIGIVHALAIVKQAAARVNRAHGLEAGLADAIEAAATEIVAGDHDDQFPLVIWQTGSGTQSNMNANEVIAGRANEMLAGTRGGKSPIHPNDHVNMGQSSNDSFPTALHIAAARAAHDALFPALDRLHDALDAKAKAWAHIVKIGRTHLQDATPLTLGQEFSGYAHQIYRARKRIEPAVDHGMMALAQGGTAVGTGLNAPEGFDVAVAKAIADLTALPFRTADNKFEALASNDPLVHLSGTLNALAVSLTKIANDIRLLGSGPRSGLGELDLPANEPGSSIMPGKVNPTQCEMLTMVAAQVIGNHQAVTVGGLQGHLELNVFKPMIGAAVLRSLHLLSVGMDSFTERCVEGLEANETRIADLLDRSLMLVTALAPEIGYDNAAKIAKHAHIKGLTLREAGLELGLVDAATFDRLVRPENMV; this is translated from the coding sequence ATGACCGATACCCGCACAGAAACCGACAGCATTGGCGCCATAGAGGTGCCTGCCGACGCCTATTGGGGAGCGCAAACCCAGCGCAGCATCGAGAATTTTCCCTTCGGTGTCACCGAGCATATGCCGATAGGCATCGTCCATGCGCTCGCCATCGTCAAACAGGCAGCGGCGCGGGTGAATCGCGCGCACGGGCTGGAGGCGGGCCTTGCCGACGCGATCGAAGCGGCGGCGACGGAAATAGTCGCGGGCGACCATGACGACCAATTCCCGCTGGTCATCTGGCAAACGGGCAGCGGCACCCAGTCCAACATGAACGCCAATGAAGTGATTGCAGGACGCGCCAATGAAATGCTGGCAGGTACGCGGGGCGGCAAATCGCCCATCCATCCCAATGATCATGTGAATATGGGTCAGTCGTCCAACGACAGCTTTCCCACCGCCCTGCACATCGCCGCCGCCCGCGCCGCGCACGACGCACTATTTCCGGCACTGGACCGACTGCACGATGCGCTGGACGCCAAGGCGAAGGCGTGGGCGCATATCGTCAAGATCGGCCGCACCCATTTGCAGGACGCGACACCGCTGACGCTGGGGCAGGAATTTTCAGGCTACGCGCATCAAATCTATCGAGCGCGCAAGCGGATCGAGCCTGCCGTCGATCACGGTATGATGGCGCTGGCGCAGGGCGGCACGGCGGTCGGCACCGGCCTTAATGCGCCCGAGGGGTTCGACGTGGCCGTGGCGAAGGCGATAGCGGATCTGACCGCCCTGCCCTTCCGCACCGCCGACAATAAGTTCGAGGCGCTGGCATCGAACGATCCCCTGGTCCACCTGTCGGGCACGCTGAACGCACTTGCCGTCTCGCTGACCAAGATCGCCAATGATATCCGCCTGCTGGGGTCCGGCCCGCGATCGGGCCTGGGCGAACTTGACCTGCCCGCCAACGAACCGGGCAGTTCGATCATGCCGGGCAAGGTCAATCCGACTCAATGCGAAATGCTGACCATGGTTGCGGCCCAGGTAATCGGCAACCATCAGGCCGTGACCGTAGGCGGCTTACAGGGGCATCTGGAACTCAACGTGTTCAAGCCGATGATCGGCGCGGCGGTGCTGCGTTCGCTTCACTTGCTCAGCGTGGGCATGGACAGCTTTACCGAGCGCTGCGTCGAGGGGCTGGAAGCGAATGAAACGCGGATCGCCGACCTGCTTGATCGCTCATTGATGCTGGTGACGGCGCTCGCGCCGGAGATTGGCTATGACAATGCCGCCAAGATCGCAAAACATGCGCATATCAAGGGGCTGACACTACGCGAAGCGGGACTGGAACTGGGGCTGGTGGATGCTGCGACTTTCGACCGGCTGGTGCGTCCGGAAAATATGGTGTGA
- a CDS encoding YciI family protein has product MFIISLTYKVPIEMVDCHLDAHVAWLNQGLADGWLLMAGRKEPRTGGILIARGERDMVTQKAATDPFVVHGVADFEITEFVPSRAAPDVMLESLAP; this is encoded by the coding sequence ATGTTCATCATTTCGCTGACCTACAAAGTACCGATCGAGATGGTGGACTGCCATCTGGACGCGCATGTGGCGTGGCTGAACCAGGGATTGGCCGATGGATGGCTGTTGATGGCGGGGCGCAAGGAGCCGCGCACCGGTGGTATCCTGATCGCGCGCGGTGAGCGGGACATGGTGACGCAAAAGGCCGCGACGGATCCGTTCGTCGTCCACGGCGTCGCTGATTTCGAGATCACCGAATTCGTGCCCAGCCGCGCTGCGCCCGACGTCATGCTTGAAAGCCTTGCCCCGTGA
- a CDS encoding PEP-CTERM sorting domain-containing protein, which yields MNVNKLFLAMGAATLIGAATPAQATWCWFGKCGGSSSGGTSTGGSTSSSGGGSTGGATPVPEPEQMGLFAMGIAVIGVRMFRARAKRK from the coding sequence ATGAACGTGAACAAACTGTTTCTGGCAATGGGTGCTGCAACGCTGATCGGCGCGGCTACGCCGGCGCAGGCGACCTGGTGCTGGTTTGGCAAATGTGGTGGCTCCAGCAGCGGTGGCACCAGCACGGGTGGTTCGACCAGCAGTTCCGGCGGGGGTTCGACTGGCGGGGCGACCCCGGTGCCAGAGCCGGAGCAGATGGGCCTGTTCGCCATGGGCATTGCGGTCATCGGCGTGCGGATGTTCCGTGCGCGCGCCAAGCGGAAATAA
- the hisB gene encoding imidazoleglycerol-phosphate dehydratase HisB — protein sequence MRTADIHRHTAETSIDVTVNLDGTGIYSVSTGIGFLDHMIEQLSRHSLIDMTVKTVGDLHVDQHHTTEDTAIAIGEALAKALGDKRGISRFGTAHAPMDETLTRVSLDMSGRPWLVFKVPFTVQRLGEWDTEMIEHWFQSFAQSAGITLHVENLYGSNNHHIVESCFKGLARALREAIEIDPRKADAIPSTKGIL from the coding sequence ATGCGAACAGCGGACATCCACCGCCACACGGCGGAAACCTCGATCGACGTCACCGTCAATCTCGACGGCACCGGCATCTATAGTGTTTCTACGGGCATCGGCTTCCTCGATCATATGATCGAGCAACTGTCGCGGCATTCGCTGATCGACATGACCGTCAAGACCGTCGGCGACCTGCATGTCGACCAGCATCACACGACCGAGGATACCGCCATCGCGATCGGCGAAGCGCTGGCCAAGGCGCTGGGCGACAAGCGCGGCATCAGCCGTTTTGGTACGGCCCATGCGCCGATGGATGAGACGCTGACGCGCGTATCGCTCGATATGTCCGGCCGTCCCTGGCTGGTGTTCAAGGTGCCCTTCACCGTTCAGCGGCTGGGCGAATGGGATACTGAAATGATCGAGCACTGGTTCCAGAGCTTTGCCCAGAGCGCCGGGATCACGCTGCACGTCGAAAATCTCTATGGCAGCAATAATCATCATATCGTCGAAAGCTGCTTCAAGGGTCTGGCTCGTGCGCTGCGCGAAGCGATCGAGATCGACCCGCGCAAGGCCGACGCCATTCCCTCGACCAAGGGTATCCTGTAA
- the hisA gene encoding 1-(5-phosphoribosyl)-5-[(5-phosphoribosylamino)methylideneamino]imidazole-4-carboxamide isomerase: MSLIVFPAIDLKGGQVVRLAEGDMDRATVYGDDPAAQAMLFADAGAQHLHVVDLDGSFAGHAVNAEAVERIVSRFPGHVQLGGGIRNRESVERWFDLGVSRIVIGTAALKDPAFVKAAARDFPGGIVVAVDARDGFVATDGWAEKSDMEVIDLARRFEDAGVASLLFTDVGRDGMLKGCNIDATVELARATDIPVIASGGVAGIADIRILSLHADEGIEGVITGRALYDGRLDLKTALAVAQAAA, encoded by the coding sequence ATGAGCCTTATCGTATTTCCCGCCATCGACCTTAAAGGGGGACAGGTCGTCCGCCTTGCAGAGGGCGATATGGACCGAGCTACCGTCTATGGTGACGATCCCGCCGCACAGGCCATGCTGTTCGCTGACGCCGGCGCCCAGCACCTGCATGTCGTCGATCTCGACGGCAGCTTTGCCGGGCATGCCGTCAATGCAGAGGCGGTCGAGCGGATCGTCAGCCGCTTTCCTGGCCATGTCCAGTTGGGCGGTGGCATCCGCAATCGCGAATCTGTCGAGCGCTGGTTCGATCTGGGCGTGTCGCGCATCGTCATCGGTACGGCGGCGCTGAAAGATCCCGCCTTCGTCAAGGCCGCCGCGCGTGATTTCCCCGGCGGCATCGTCGTCGCAGTCGATGCGCGGGACGGCTTCGTCGCGACCGATGGCTGGGCGGAAAAGTCCGACATGGAAGTGATCGACCTCGCCCGCCGGTTCGAGGATGCGGGGGTCGCCAGCCTGCTGTTCACTGATGTCGGGCGCGACGGCATGCTCAAGGGCTGCAATATCGACGCAACCGTCGAACTCGCCCGCGCCACCGACATTCCGGTGATCGCCAGCGGCGGCGTGGCGGGGATCGCGGACATCCGCATTCTCAGCCTCCACGCAGACGAAGGCATTGAAGGCGTTATCACCGGCCGCGCACTGTATGACGGACGGCTCGACCTGAAAACCGCGCTTGCGGTGGCGCAGGCGGCGGCATGA
- a CDS encoding metalloregulator ArsR/SmtB family transcription factor, giving the protein MTSDLIFKALGDGTRRSLFERLAREGEHSVHALTALAGVSQPMVSRHLGQLKRAGLVTSRRAGRETFYAARTKGIGPVVEWMALYGALWSQRFVALEKLAERQR; this is encoded by the coding sequence ATGACGAGCGATCTGATTTTCAAGGCATTGGGCGATGGCACCCGGCGGTCGCTGTTCGAACGACTGGCGCGTGAGGGCGAGCATAGCGTCCATGCTCTTACCGCCTTGGCAGGTGTGTCACAGCCGATGGTATCGCGCCATCTGGGACAACTGAAGCGTGCCGGTCTTGTTACCAGTCGCCGTGCAGGCCGCGAGACATTCTACGCAGCACGGACCAAGGGGATTGGGCCGGTGGTCGAGTGGATGGCGCTCTATGGCGCACTCTGGTCTCAGCGGTTTGTCGCCCTGGAGAAGCTGGCGGAACGGCAGCGATAG
- the epsC gene encoding serine O-acetyltransferase EpsC, producing the protein MSDERTDPLTEGHYWDIDRLVQGLAAARTRWRQGQSHHTEYGGAGFPSRGDITKIMMSLCGALFPLRLGPSFVRIDNEDAFVAETLQTSLSRLYGQIRLELYYARPDNSAEELDAEAARIIGAFSSRLPDLRVLLDTDVEAAFEGDPAARSVDEVLICYPSILAIIHHRLAHELHGLGAPLVARIISEVAHSKTGIDIHPGAIIGERFFIDHGTGVVIGETAIIGNRVRLYQGVTLGARSFTVDEQGKLEKAEPRHPVLEDDVIIYSGATVLGRIIIGRGSVIGGNVWLTHSIPAGSNVRQAKAENQISSRIDDMAPHRVRRTVVAEERGADA; encoded by the coding sequence ATGAGCGACGAACGGACAGACCCCCTTACGGAGGGGCATTATTGGGATATCGACCGGCTCGTTCAGGGCCTCGCCGCAGCGCGGACGCGCTGGCGGCAGGGGCAGAGCCATCATACCGAATATGGCGGCGCGGGCTTCCCCTCGCGGGGGGACATTACGAAGATCATGATGTCGCTGTGCGGGGCGCTGTTCCCGTTGCGCCTGGGCCCCAGCTTTGTGCGGATCGACAATGAGGATGCCTTCGTCGCTGAAACGCTCCAGACGTCGCTCAGCCGCCTGTACGGTCAGATTCGGCTGGAACTCTATTACGCCCGGCCGGACAATAGTGCGGAGGAACTGGATGCCGAGGCCGCGCGGATCATCGGTGCCTTCTCCTCGCGCCTGCCCGATCTGCGCGTCCTGCTCGACACCGATGTGGAGGCTGCCTTCGAGGGCGATCCTGCCGCACGCAGCGTGGACGAGGTGTTGATCTGCTATCCCTCCATCCTTGCCATCATCCACCATCGTCTGGCGCATGAGTTGCACGGTCTGGGCGCGCCGTTGGTGGCACGGATCATCTCCGAAGTGGCGCATTCCAAGACCGGGATCGACATCCACCCCGGCGCCATCATTGGCGAGCGTTTCTTCATCGATCATGGAACCGGCGTCGTCATCGGCGAAACCGCGATCATCGGCAATCGGGTGCGGCTGTATCAGGGTGTCACGCTGGGCGCGCGCAGCTTCACGGTGGACGAGCAGGGCAAGCTGGAAAAGGCCGAACCGCGCCATCCCGTGCTGGAGGATGATGTCATCATCTATTCCGGTGCGACGGTGCTGGGGCGGATCATCATCGGTCGGGGGTCGGTAATCGGCGGCAATGTATGGCTGACCCACAGCATTCCGGCGGGCAGCAATGTCCGTCAGGCCAAGGCGGAAAACCAGATCAGCAGCCGCATCGACGACATGGCGCCCCATCGCGTGCGCCGGACCGTGGTGGCGGAGGAGCGGGGCGCGGACGCCTGA
- a CDS encoding site-specific DNA-methyltransferase, protein MGVMERVATRRAPARRAKTVERPAIEADRLLRGDCISEMAKLPDGCIDMIFADPPYNLQLGGDLFRPEGGRVDAVDNDWDKFDTLAAYDRFTTAWLKEARRILKPDGTIWVIGSYHNIFRVGASLQDEGFWILNDVIWRKSNPMPNFKGTRFTNAHETLIWASQGEDARYTFNYKAMKTLNDELQMRSDWVLPICGGQERLKRNGTKAHPTQKPEALLYRVLLACTKPGDIVLDPFFGTGTTGAVAKRLGRKWIGIEREESYIEVALERIEAALPLDESSLTIMQTARQQPKVAFGTLVETGYLAPGTALMDTKRRWKVVVRADGSLQGEGGEGSIHKMGATLQGAPSCNGWTFWHYEVDGGLKSIDALRQTYLLANEP, encoded by the coding sequence ATGGGTGTCATGGAACGGGTCGCTACGCGACGAGCACCGGCGCGCCGGGCAAAGACGGTCGAACGGCCAGCCATTGAAGCCGATCGGCTGCTGCGTGGCGATTGTATTTCGGAAATGGCCAAGTTGCCGGACGGTTGTATCGACATGATCTTCGCTGATCCGCCCTATAATCTCCAACTGGGCGGCGACCTTTTCCGGCCCGAAGGCGGCCGGGTCGATGCGGTCGACAATGACTGGGACAAGTTCGATACTCTGGCAGCCTATGACCGCTTCACCACCGCCTGGCTCAAGGAGGCGCGCCGCATCCTGAAGCCCGACGGCACCATCTGGGTGATCGGCAGCTATCATAATATCTTCCGTGTTGGTGCGTCCTTGCAGGATGAGGGTTTCTGGATTCTCAACGATGTCATCTGGCGCAAGTCGAACCCGATGCCCAATTTCAAGGGCACCCGCTTCACCAACGCGCATGAAACGCTGATCTGGGCCAGCCAGGGCGAGGATGCGCGCTACACCTTCAACTATAAGGCGATGAAGACGCTCAACGACGAGTTGCAGATGCGCTCCGACTGGGTGCTGCCGATCTGCGGCGGGCAGGAGCGGCTAAAGCGCAACGGGACCAAGGCGCACCCGACGCAAAAGCCCGAAGCGCTGCTTTATCGCGTGCTGCTTGCCTGCACGAAGCCAGGGGACATTGTCCTCGACCCCTTTTTCGGTACCGGCACGACGGGTGCGGTGGCCAAGCGCCTTGGTCGCAAATGGATCGGTATCGAGCGCGAGGAAAGCTATATCGAGGTCGCACTGGAGCGGATCGAGGCGGCGTTGCCGCTCGACGAATCCTCGCTCACCATCATGCAGACCGCGCGCCAGCAACCCAAGGTTGCATTCGGCACGCTGGTCGAGACTGGTTATCTGGCTCCCGGTACGGCGCTGATGGACACGAAACGCCGCTGGAAGGTGGTGGTGCGCGCCGATGGATCATTGCAGGGCGAGGGCGGCGAAGGGTCGATCCACAAGATGGGCGCCACGCTTCAGGGTGCGCCATCCTGCAATGGCTGGACCTTCTGGCATTATGAGGTGGATGGGGGGCTGAAATCCATCGACGCGCTGCGCCAGACCTATTTGCTGGCCAACGAGCCGTAA
- the hisH gene encoding imidazole glycerol phosphate synthase subunit HisH, which translates to MIALIDYGAGNLHSVHNALCKAGTSDVTITADADMVRRADRIVLPGVGAFRACRDALVAIPGMVEAMGEAVQKRGVPFLGVCVGMQLLADAGEEFGRHDGLGWIAGTVRRIERTDPAIKVPHMGWNDVILNGTPPPLLEAGEAYFLHSYHFDVAAPAHVAAVTDHGGPLVAAVARDTIIGCQFHPEKSQSYGLSFLSRFLEWRP; encoded by the coding sequence GTGATTGCCCTGATCGACTATGGCGCGGGCAATCTCCACTCGGTGCATAATGCGTTGTGTAAAGCGGGGACGAGCGATGTGACGATCACCGCCGACGCCGATATGGTGCGCCGGGCCGACCGCATCGTCCTGCCCGGTGTCGGCGCCTTCCGCGCCTGTCGCGATGCACTGGTCGCGATCCCCGGCATGGTCGAGGCGATGGGCGAGGCCGTGCAGAAGCGCGGCGTCCCTTTCCTGGGCGTGTGCGTGGGCATGCAATTGCTGGCCGATGCGGGGGAAGAGTTTGGGCGGCATGATGGGCTGGGCTGGATAGCGGGCACTGTGCGCCGGATCGAGCGGACTGATCCCGCCATCAAGGTGCCGCATATGGGCTGGAACGACGTGATCCTCAACGGCACGCCGCCGCCGCTGCTGGAGGCAGGCGAGGCTTATTTCCTACACAGCTATCATTTCGATGTCGCCGCTCCCGCCCATGTCGCCGCTGTCACCGACCATGGCGGTCCGCTGGTCGCCGCGGTCGCGCGCGATACGATCATCGGTTGCCAGTTTCACCCGGAAAAGAGCCAGTCCTATGGCCTTTCCTTCCTGTCCCGCTTTCTGGAGTGGCGGCCATGA
- a CDS encoding threonine aldolase family protein, whose product MHFFSDNATPICPQVMAAIAAADQADHGYDGDAWSARLDAAFSTLFETPVSALWVATGTAANCIALATLCPPYGGIICHEEAHVEVDEGGAPGFFTHGAKLMPLPGDGAKLTPATIAAKLATIRNDVHQVPVRTLTITNATEYGLVYTPDEVAALGAVAKAYDLGFHMDGARFANAVAHLGCRPADLTWRAGVDALSFGCVKNGGMVGEALLFFGPQAPARTEEARRWRKRSGHLFSKGRYLAAQILALLDHDLWIANAAAANAAAQALAQAIPGRLIHPVQANELFIRLSTDEAATLRAQSFDFYDWGTGAARLVTNWSQRPEHVAPLADALVPLARG is encoded by the coding sequence ATGCACTTTTTCTCCGACAATGCGACACCGATCTGCCCGCAGGTGATGGCCGCGATCGCCGCCGCCGATCAGGCCGACCATGGCTATGATGGCGACGCCTGGAGCGCGCGGCTGGACGCGGCCTTTTCGACATTGTTCGAAACGCCCGTCAGCGCGTTGTGGGTCGCGACCGGAACAGCCGCCAATTGCATCGCGCTCGCCACGCTCTGCCCGCCTTATGGTGGCATAATTTGCCATGAGGAAGCGCATGTGGAGGTGGACGAAGGTGGCGCGCCGGGCTTCTTCACCCATGGCGCAAAGCTGATGCCGCTGCCCGGCGATGGGGCGAAACTGACCCCCGCAACGATTGCGGCGAAGCTGGCGACGATCCGCAACGATGTGCATCAGGTGCCAGTCCGCACGCTCACCATCACCAATGCGACCGAATATGGGCTGGTTTACACCCCGGATGAGGTCGCGGCGCTGGGCGCGGTTGCGAAGGCTTATGACCTTGGCTTCCACATGGATGGCGCGCGTTTCGCCAATGCGGTCGCGCATCTGGGCTGCCGTCCGGCCGACCTGACATGGCGCGCAGGCGTGGACGCTCTGTCCTTCGGCTGCGTCAAGAATGGCGGGATGGTGGGCGAGGCACTGTTGTTCTTCGGTCCACAGGCCCCAGCGCGCACGGAGGAGGCACGCCGCTGGCGCAAGCGGTCGGGGCATCTTTTCTCCAAGGGCCGCTATCTCGCCGCTCAGATATTGGCGCTGCTGGACCATGACTTGTGGATCGCCAATGCCGCCGCCGCCAATGCCGCCGCGCAGGCGCTGGCGCAGGCGATTCCCGGCAGGTTGATACACCCCGTACAGGCGAATGAGCTATTCATACGCCTGTCCACCGACGAAGCGGCGACACTGCGCGCGCAAAGCTTCGACTTTTACGACTGGGGCACCGGCGCCGCGCGGCTTGTCACCAACTGGAGCCAGAGGCCAGAGCATGTCGCGCCGCTGGCCGACGCGCTGGTCCCACTCGCCCGTGGATAG